CTCgagaattttgaagaaaagACGAGGATTTTCAAGACTTTAGTACAGGTCGAAGGGCAATGTATTGAACTCAATTAGAACTTGACATTGGTGGACATTAATTACCGCTTGAAGTTCATATTTTTTAGGTTATGCTTAATTGTCAGGTGATCTTGGTAATTATAAATCCAAGAAGAGTATTGATCAGACAATATTTCTGTGAATCAGAAAGACATCAGCAGAAAATGTATTTatattcaccaaaaatccTCTGATCAATGACCTAACCTCactttcccccaaaaattcatgaaaaatcccaaaaaaatctcttGACCCTTCGACAATTCACCCAATTTCCCTCCATGGGGCTCACATACCCCAGATGAATATCCTACCGAGGACATCCACCAACTCAGGGGACATTTGGATACCCTAATTCTCATAAAATTGACCACTTCATTAATCTCTCACCTTTGTACGAGAGTGATCCAGGACTCCTCTGTCCCGACGACGCCGATGTATCCGGTGATATGCGTGCCCTCCATGCATTGGCATTAGTTGGTGATACAGTTGGACTGTTGCTGTTACTTTTACGCAAACTACTTCCCTGTCTACTCTGTCGTAATAACGAACTAACCGGCAGGGTTGCGCGCATTGGTCCCTGCTTTGTCGTTGAGCATGGCGATGATTTTCTCATTCGCTGTGATCCCGACATTTTATCAACATGTGCTCCCTCAATTAACCCTTTTCACACCTGAAAACAAACACAAACAATGttgttaaattaattaacttcTTCTAATGctcaaagaaataaaatatcaacttAAAAACATGGAAGAAAGACTGAAGGAATGAAAACTAAATGAATGTTGTTATTAAAATTAgatatttataatatattttcGATGCGACTCCCTTAATTTTTCACCCCATCCTcccataaattataaaaattataaaaattataaaactcGTGAACTCTGAACAACAAGAGGggcagaaaattataaaaaatgaaaactgaaAAAGGTTTTCTTCCTCATTTTATACAATAAACAACCCTCtctgattaaaaaaacaagtaaatggtaaattttttttgataaatcctcagtttttttctttttggtaataaattaaatttaaacattCGTCAAGCATTCGTGTtgcagtaaataaataaacgaatGGATAAACTAGTTAATCAATCAAGTCAATAGAATCGGagcaattaaatgaaattcagGATTTCTCATTCGCaaacaaacaaacaaaaaaatacataaataattttaagaatTTCCAAATCGTGTTGATCacattcaaattgaaaaaacgtataaataaacgaataaatgtattgaaaaaatgtcaccCCCTCTTCCCATATAAAGAAAAACGAATCCCTCTGTTTATTACGATCACATTTTAacaaacaaattgaaaaaatgaataaacaaaccCCTGAATTGATCCCCAAAAATCTCACTCTCCCCCTCCTGCCCTCATTTCCCGTAAAAAATCTATAAACCTAAAAactcaaaaagaaaaaaaaaatctccaattcACCCCCAAACGGTGCCCCTCCCTCTCCGCCCCCGTCCAAAAAAAGAAGCAAAAACCGATAAAAAtcctgggaaaaaaaaacctcagacccataaaaaaattccccacgTTCCCCACACGTTGTCATTGTCCCTGTCCCTTTGCCACCGTCGTAGTACACACGCCCCCCCTCTCCacatcccctccccccctttccttGTCCACCTACCCCTCCCCCACTACGCGATGGTGGCGGCGGTGGAGGTGGAGAGTGCACGAAAGGACGCTCAactcttcttcattttttttttctctccattatTACCACCATctattttccacaaaaaaaataatcaacaaacACCCCTCTCCCTCACCCAAAaccgttataaaaaaaatcacccctCATTCCACCCCCAACTCAAggtcaaaacattttttttagcaccaaatttttctcgcttttctctcaactttttttgtcttcctctcaactttttttttttgtacataaCACGCACCCCCCTCTTACCCCACTCCCCCATATGTATCACCTACACATatgtacaatttttcaacacaCGCACGTCACGTGACCACTTGAATTCGGCCATTGAGTTgtaaaaaaggggaaaaaaggggagaaaaagtgagagagacagaggaaatttttttttttttcactgagacGGGGTAAAAGGGGTTTTTCATGGTGGAAAAGGCCTCAGCGTTGCCCTCCGATGGGGGTGGTGGGGCtccagggggagagggggggcaCAATGGGACTCACCAGGCGATCCAACTCGTCTCGGTGAAGCGTTCCATTCACTGATACCTCCACTACACTCGTTCCACCAcacaattgaatattttttattgagttaGTTTTTTTTAGATGACTCTCCGGGATGAGTTTATCACCAACGATGGGGTGACAGGGGGCTTTGGGGTGGTTTTGACGATTGGATGAGACAAGGGCTTTGTTGAGATATCCGTGGAAAGTCACGACACGGTGAAAAACTTATGGAGGAGGCACAGGCACGGTCCTGACGACGCGAATCAACGCCAGTTTTCACGGGTCTTGGAGTAGGTTTTTTTGAGGATGGAAACTACGTCGGACATTTTGGAACGATGCAGATGGGTGGCGCATGGAGTGGGGGAGTCGAGAGCCGATGGGGTGCCGAGAGATGGCGGTGGTGGGCTGTTCCGGGcggtagaaaatttttaattgaaaaaaaaaattgtttcagggTTTTTGGGGATGATCAGCCTGTTGGGCTGGATGGTACTGACTTTTTGATTCCAAGGGAATAAAATAGGGGTACGGTAGTTGGCCAGGGGGAGGGTTTTACCCCTTTTGAGCGGCGGTGGAGATGAATTTTAGGGGTATAATCTCATCTACAGGGTTTGGGgcctaaaattgaaaatgtttgACCCACAAATTGACCCTTATCAGcgatttttacatattttatcCTCAAAATTTGCACTGAACCATAAACACGATATGATTTGGGTAATAAAttgtattcaattatttattaaccaCAAGTGTACCCACATAATTGACCCACAATATCCAGGGATGGGACTTGACCCACTTTGAAAGCCTGATCTCCTTCCCGTCAATTTTGAAATCTGCCTCCATGTTACTCTGGAGATGGCGCCACCCACCGCCACCTTCCGAATGAAAATCTGGCAACCTTGTTAACCATAAAAACAAATCCTTGTTGTTTTTCTGGGTTTACGACAGATGAGGTTATTTCACTGTATTTTGAGGGCTCCATGAATTAGGGTTAGGGTCACAAGGGTTTCCAAGGGTTTAATCCACGTAATATGGCTTCCTTGGTCGCTGATTATGGCACATCATCGGCATCTGAGAGTGAGGACGACTGTAGTGATAATGTGTAAGTGTTTTTGatcttttttcaattttctttgggCTCCTGGAAAATCGAAATGTCAATTGGTTCGGGAGGAGGGTTAAAGGTCATTCAATATTTCAGGAAGCTGCAAAGAGAATAACAAAAAACCCTCATTTTGTCCCCCAAAAGACCAGTGAAATTGGGCTTCGGCTCCATTACtaatattatttcattaaaattatccaGGTGTTTATGGGGCGAAATGGGTTCATGACAAGGACCAGAAATTGTTACTAGTCTTGGCTCTGGGGCCTCTGAAAATatgatccattttgccccacgaACAGGTGAATCACCAGTGAAATTGACCTTTGGCCTCTTTTTTGTTGTTGCCATTTTTCAAACTTTATTGGGGCAAAATGGGCTCATGGCTAGAGGGTGATATCCTTCACTTCTTTGTTATTCTGATAAAATTGACTGTAGCTAGCACATCATCATTAAAATGACTCCAGAAGGTGGAAAAGAGCACGAGATGATTAGAAAGGATTCCCATAATTATTTTCCCCTGggaaaattctccaaaatcTTCAAGTAgaagttaattatttatttatttattatgaaatGTGCTCAAGAGTGAGATTACATTTAGTGGAATTGctggagaatttttcttaattaagcTTTTGTTACTGGAAAATTTTGCTTTGAGGAAATTCCCAACGAGAAAATTTtgtctgggaatttttcatCTGGTAAAAAAACTCCTGTCACCATCGGAATATTGAATTCCAGGTCTAGAGACGAAGCAGAAGATGATGAGGAGAACACGAAGAGCGATCCCGATGTCTCCAACCACTCCAGTATCCCAAAACTTCCACTACCAACTCCAGACTTCAATGGCACACCCGCCCTGAAGACGTCTGTCTTCATAAATCCTTTTGTCGAGGCTGAAAAGGCGAAGAGTGCGATATTGGAGAAGCACGTTAAGATGACCCCAACCCTGGATGACACCAAGATGATCAATGGAAGGAAAATATGTTGGAATTACAGAAAGGGAAGATGTCGGTTTGGGCACAACTGTACATTTGCTCATGACTCGGATCTTCACAGAAGTGCAGCCGAGTTGGAATCGAGTCGAGCACCTGAGGAGACCATCATATGCCAGACGAATTTTCACAATCAGGGGGGACACGACGAGGACGACGAGGTGGATCAGGAGAATAATCTGACTAAGAGGAAGAAGAGACCTGGACTCGCCCAGAACCTCGTACCTGGCAAGAAAGTCTTGAAGATGTACAAAGCACAACAGGCCAAGGCTGTCGGTAGATAGATTCAGTTTTTAGGTTATGTTGGGGGGGTTTGGGGGTTAATTgcctatttttatttactgagGACGTGTTGAGGACTCTCAGCTGATGATTGGGACGTTAATTGAGGTCAGGAGATGTTGATTAAGTGAGGAATTATTTCTTTTACCAgctttttgaggttatgttggGGGTCGGGGCTTAATTGCCCATTTTTTACGTCTccttttttgtcattttcattTGAGTAACAGTTAACCTGCTTTTGAGATTATGATTGTGGGCCAACGGTGGCAGATTTTACTGAAcctaattatattaatttggaGTCAGTCAACGATAGATTGATAATGTCCAGGGTATTTTCCCCACTTCGTCGATTCGTTTAAATCTCTTCAATAGTCCCCTAAagaaattacaaaaatgaCTGCGCATTATTGATGTTCCAATCTCCAACCGATCGTCCTTAAGGATATGGCCTCCCTCTCCGACCTAATTACGATCAATCGGACATCCTAACCTCAAATTTAATCAAAAGTTAATCGTGGCTAGCTTAACCAAAAAAACTGGCCTCGAGGTGCCAAAAAATGGCTCTTAACCTAAAAACTGATCCTTCAGGTCCATTTTCTTGAACAAAAGTCCCAAAATGTAACGACAAAATGGCTCCCAACCCCTCTGACGACACTGATTGAGGTTGTGTAACCGACGTAACCTAGTTCATTGCTTCCAAATAACTCCAAATCACAGATAAACATAAATAATCGTAAGATGAATCTACGTAACAATTGTAAACGAATATTTGCACTTTTACCAAATATCGTAGGgtagattttgagatataaAGATGTTTTTTCCGACTCATTGGTAATCTTCCTGACGATTAGCAGGTGAACAGTGGGATCCTGAGAGTTGacgatgaattttcatgatgaatactgcaattttattgattcacATCGACCTCTCACCCCCAATTTCTCCAGGACAATGAAAGTTTCTGTACAATTTTTCGATGTTCCGAGGACATTTACTACTTCCATACTCTTCTAGAATTTTACAATGTTATTATTGATTCATTAATAAgtaataaatgataattattaggCGCCCAATCCAATGAAACAGACAAGAGAAGACAGATCTCTCTTCTCGTTTTGgaagatgaaaaattccaaagtaataatttatgatagctaattaattgaataattcattgagaatagttaattaattaattggttaATGGCTTCCcttttgattttaattattttttcgtctCCAAAACTGttctaaaaattgataaacgaGAAAATCAAACAGGAAATGAAGTTTTCCACGAGTATTACTAAttagtaaattaattaattaattatacaaATTAATGTGAAGACTTATTGGTCGTAACGTTCCATCATTGTATGAagattttaaacaattaattaataaagaatTTATGAATAGTTGAAAAGACATCAGTGTTATCATTTCATCAATTCCATTGTTAAGTAGCAATAATTTTAGTAATTATTGGATGAGTTTtcagtaaataattattacttgCCTAAtaagtatttttataaattaattgattcggGAATTTAGGGTATTTTTCGccctataaataatttcaagaattaatcataattttcatttatatttttacctGAGAAATAATTATACAATTGTTTAGGTATTTATCCAGGAAAATAACTGGACGAATGGCAGACGAAGGatattttattcttaaaaTCTTAGGTACAACGTCAAATAGCGACGAAATCAtcatctttcattttttcattaaataattgcaAGTTACATTATCATTCTTATAGCattcatcattgaaaatatatctgaaattgtttattcattatttttttgttatattgTTTATGCATTCGAATATTCTCGCAGGCActttatctcgattatttccagAGGTTTTCAAACGCGTTTTTCTTAAATAATTCGGTAAATTacgattgaaaaatcagtTAAACAATTGatagtttaattattaattaaatgattaattcattAGAGGAGATTCGAGATTTTTCAtactttttgaaaattcattaggtACATGTCCATTAATTAAGTACAACCAATGGCTACTGATAATTTCTTacccaatttttcatgatttttttttctctcacgtCTAAAATTCTTGACTCTCGTtattatctacaataaataattattacagtGGGGCAGGGGAAATTAAAGAATTGCATCGTGCGTCCGTGAGAATTCaccccgattttttttttcgtttttttgtcaatttttctaacgaattttttttataaatgagaATTCAgtagcaaaaataatttcataatgaTGAATTCGTATT
The window above is part of the Diachasmimorpha longicaudata isolate KC_UGA_2023 chromosome 9, iyDiaLong2, whole genome shotgun sequence genome. Proteins encoded here:
- the LOC135165867 gene encoding uncharacterized protein LOC135165867; protein product: MASLVADYGTSSASESEDDCSDNVSRDEAEDDEENTKSDPDVSNHSSIPKLPLPTPDFNGTPALKTSVFINPFVEAEKAKSAILEKHVKMTPTLDDTKMINGRKICWNYRKGRCRFGHNCTFAHDSDLHRSAAELESSRAPEETIICQTNFHNQGGHDEDDEVDQENNLTKRKKRPGLAQNLVPGKKVLKMYKAQQAKAVGR